TGGCTTTGAGCGCGACATGGTGCATGCTACCAACCCCACGAACTGTGCGCGCTGGCCCTTTCTCAGGAAAGTCGAAGAACGCTAACTGATTGCCACCGCCCATATCGAGAAAGATATGCGTCGAAGTGGGCTCATCACGATTGGTCATAACCTTGGTGAGGCGCATGCCGAGCACTTCTGTATAAAATCGGACAGTCGCTTCCAAATCTGAACAAATCAGCGCCAGGTGATCGACACCACTCGTGTTAGGCGGTGGCAGGAAACAACTTACCGCAATAGTGATTGACCGGAGTGGAGAGCCTCTGCACAAGAGCAGGGATGAGAGACGAGACCATTGTGTGCTGGCTTCGGTCTAAGTATCGAAGTCTGGTCGAAGAGCTGGATGAACGCGGGCGAC
The sequence above is a segment of the Deltaproteobacteria bacterium genome. Coding sequences within it:
- a CDS encoding VOC family protein, which codes for MLLCRGSPLRSITIAVSCFLPPPNTSGVDHLALICSDLEATVRFYTEVLGMRLTKVMTNRDEPTSTHIFLDMGGGNQLAFFDFPEKGPARTVRGVGSMHHVALKATPEKFSAILATLQDKHVQYSLHGTETAGSVYVRDPDEILVEVTTGY